GAAAAAGACTAAATCACCGGGTAAGAGTTGGGAAATATCCACGGGTTCTAGAAAAGCTTCCTGTTGGTATGCGTCCCTGGGTAAAGAAATTCCTACGGAACGGAATGCTGCTTGCATTAATCCAGAGCAGTCATAATTAGGTGGGACGGTACCACCCCAAAGATAGTGATTTTCCTGTTCCATTGCTTCCTGGGTAAAAGCAATAACTTGGGGTAACAGTTTGGTAATTTCATCACCAGAGAGCGATCGCCCCTGATAAGCTACATTAGCAGGTTGTAAGTAGACCAAATCTTTTACAGACAACCATCCTGGATAATCATCCTCACACAAACGTACTTGTACTGCATTTTCCTGAGTATCTCCGATGATTTGTAGATATCTTCCTGTTGCAGCTTGAGTTGCTAACTCTAAACATAACTGCGAGTTATAGATATTCAGGTCATTAATACATTGGTATTGTTGTGATTGGGGATTGGCAAGCATAATCACTAATATTTCAGGTTTCTAGCTAACAATGACTTTCTTTACTAAAGACGACCAACTGGAAAAACTTGGTAATGGCATTTTAGAGGCAACTTGGGGGGAATTTCCCACCTTAGCCCGTAACCAAATTGCCCTCACTTGGATTATCTATGATCCTCCTGTACCCGTAAA
The Calothrix sp. 336/3 DNA segment above includes these coding regions:
- a CDS encoding C40 family peptidase: MLANPQSQQYQCINDLNIYNSQLCLELATQAATGRYLQIIGDTQENAVQVRLCEDDYPGWLSVKDLVYLQPANVAYQGRSLSGDEITKLLPQVIAFTQEAMEQENHYLWGGTVPPNYDCSGLMQAAFRSVGISLPRDAYQQEAFLEPVDISQLLPGDLVFFGTPQKATHVGLYLGDGYYIHSSGKDQGRNGIGIDILSEHGDKVSQSYYQQLRGGGRVVRSYLPQNQNR